From the genome of Phlebotomus papatasi isolate M1 chromosome 2, Ppap_2.1, whole genome shotgun sequence:
catttcgtctgcgaTACATTTTACACAatcatatcaaccaataaaataatagaattgcagTTTTATGGGATTAAGGGCATTATACGCCTCGGGTCTGTGTTTAAACTTCAAGCTCTAATTATCAGTATTGCCAGTATTGCCTCTTTGTAGTAAacgaaaattttctgtgctttgcgAAGTTATCAGTAGCTCCtgttagggcaaagggaaattttctgtgattcGCGAAGTTATCAATAGcgcctgttcaatttttgtagaaaatgtatgaaagacgaaatgtgaaatacgaaatggtaaaatacgaaatgtactagaatacgaactttccgcaatacgaacatgtaaaatacaaaTGTAAAACTAAAACATGtaaatacgaacatgtaaaatagataaaaaaaatatattttcaaaaaattcatgtaTTAATCTGTAGAATAGGAAACtattcccaaaatatgaacattcgatctaaagtatttctggtacattgactgaatgggttaagaaaaATAGAATGGTAATACGGGaagattatataaaattttgttcatATAACACGCAtccaaaactaattttaaattactttttcttcACGATCTACGGGGAAACGGAAactaattttcaatattataagGAATTCCAATATAAAATCTCTAATACAATCACTTGTCTTATTTAAGGACGATTGCCCAGTCAACGTAAAGAAAATTATGCTTTCTCAATGcagaaaaaaatagtattatAAGAAGTAAAGGGATGGCAAAACGTCTTATACTGTGTGAgaaatgttcgaactcgtgacttaaatgccacctcaaaaatacttttgcatcattttccatttaccggttcccaatcgatttgaaccgattcataaatcactcaacagATCCCCCAAATTAGTTAGCTGAGAATCTCTGCTTTTGTGatcctaggtgaaatccgacctcgaaaattttgaattttcacgtTTTTATACTCATAGACTACGAATATTATATATgcgctataaatcaattttcgtgGATGGTCCGTCCCGTCCggccgtcgtataaccacttctggagagggaacggaaagagatatctaagCGGTTTTCCgcaaaggttaaatgttgaTGAGTGGCTAGACGCTAGAAGTAAAGCGATATCACATTCATCCCCCGACCCCTTCCGCCATTTCGGAATAAccccaaatttttatttttcaaaactcaACCCATATGGCATAGattgatctcaaattttagtgtgttatagctgggcctaagagcttttgattaaaaaacaaaaaacatgaaACCCCCGCGAACCCTCTGACCACAGTTGTAATGGttcaatcaaaaatttaattttaaaatggttaTGTCTCCGATTCTATTCTaagaacttgaaaaattttggtgttttggaaagctctcgtggaataGTACAATCATTTTGATaccttcatccgatttaatcgaagttCGAATCaatcaaaaaatctatttttgaaaattcgatgtcgaatatttcgaaaactagactattgtttatctttaaattttagtatgttgtagttgtATAGTTGAGTACGAGAGTTCTATAGAGTAATGTACCCTGACCCTTACTATAACGAAAATAACCGAACTttaggaactttttttttccatttgttagtcttctgtactcaaactgtttgaaatagaaaatgaccagtgataagcccagataaacttatggtagctgagattctttagcAAACTATTCGCAGCGGtagaaacaaataaaattggctGGACacaattctttacccccaaaatacaattcaaaatcgattttgttTAGGTATTTAGAGTTGCAAGAACATAGAGTTGCACACATTTATTAATATATGTATAGTCCTACTATGTACCTTGTGTATATGGGCatgagaaaataaaacaattcaaaaattcaattcaatagcctgtaaagaatctcagctaccataatcttatctgggcttatcactggtttttaagagtaatacaatttattttctgacaaaaattaatcagcgattcattactggttcacaattgatttataaataactcaaaatattGCTCATAATAACTTAGGAATGTTATAAATgtatttcggataaaaattagttatatcgattatgaaccgatttataatttTCCTTTATAACAATTCTTGATTTTCAAGCAATAATAAACAGAAGGAAATTCCACTGTGAATTGTGTTTGTGGGCAACTATAGCAACGCATTTTCAAGTGTCTCAACACCTTACCAAAAACTGACGCCTAAATGTATCACGaattaacaattttcttaaCTTCACTCTTTTAGACATTTCCTATCTACATACGTTTGGAGTGAgatgaataatatatttttcgtgtgaatgaaaaaaaaacacacagaaGCGCTAAAAGGTTGTctgagaagagagagagagaggatacCATGTCAACTATTGAAGAACGAACTGCCTATTTGGACAATCCGTTCTTCACCAAACATTTATACGGTAATTTCTCACCATTCTACGTGACCATCGGGATTTGCACTCTCCTGGGTGTTGTTCTTTTTGTCCTCAACATTATTTTTGGTTGCTGTTCGCGCCATCGCGACTACTGGCAGGATCGACACACAGGAAATCGGTGGTTAATCTCTATTTGGTCAGCAACACCACACAAACAGCCTCCGTTGGATCTTACGGAATTGAAAGACGAAGAGGCTTTTCATCCTTACAGAATCACAGTAAGTTAaagcatttttattttattcagtcTTTGTTTCAATTCTATTTTTGAtacagaaaaattttcattttaaaaatgtctatttgtatttaacaaaaaatgcccaaataattattatagcagctgagattttttacagggGACCTTGGAGTGCTTGTAGTGTAACTCGGAAagcgtgaaaattctttaatttattcgtgaaattttaggGATAAACGCTTGCGTCGCGCAAACTGTTATCAACAGGCGAAACGGATAAAATTGATTCGACGCGAATTTTTAGCCCCAAAACTTAACTCATAaacgaattttcacgcataaAGAGTTGCAAGCACCCGGATTTACAAGCACTGAGGTCCTCTTATCTGACCTTATGACTGGTCAC
Proteins encoded in this window:
- the LOC129800897 gene encoding uncharacterized protein LOC129800897, coding for MSTIEERTAYLDNPFFTKHLYGNFSPFYVTIGICTLLGVVLFVLNIIFGCCSRHRDYWQDRHTGNRWLISIWSATPHKQPPLDLTELKDEEAFHPYRITGEEVEHSEYIATHHRPHYESRHLHPSHRQEEYVELHKRESDI